TCCCGCGTGCCTGCATTGGAGGTCATCATCACCATCACGTTGCGGAAATCGGCCTGTTTGCCGTTGTTGTCGGTCAGGGTGGCGTGGTCCATCACCTGCAGGAGGATGTTGAACAGATCCTCATGGGCCTTTTCGATTTCATCGAGCAGCAGGACACAGTGGGGGTGCTTGCGGACGCCGTCGGTGAGCAGGCCGCCCTGCTCGAAGCCAATATATCCCGGCGGGGCTCCGATGAGGCGGGCCACGGCGTGTTTTTCCATGTACTCGCTCATGTCGAAGCGCAGGAATTTAACGCCCAGGTTTTTGGCCACCTGCAGGGCGACCTCGGTTTTTCCCACCCCGGTGGGTCCGGTGAAAAGGAAGGATCCGATGGGGTGCCCGGGAACGCCCAGGCCCGCCCGGGACCGTTTAATGGACGTCACCAGCGAAGAAAGCGCCTCATCCTGCCCGTAAACCACCTGACCGAGGCGGTCCTCCAGGGAAGCCAGTTTCGACCTGTCCGAGGTGGAAACGCTCTGGGTTGGTATTCTGGCCATCTTGGCCACAATTTTTTCGATGTCGGCCGGGTTGATCTGCGTGCGGGTAACCGCTCCGGTCAGTCTCACAAAGGCGCCGGCCTCGTCGATGACGTCGATGGCCTTGTCCGGCAGGTAGCGGTCGTTGAGATATTTCGCCGACAGGTCCACAGCCGACTTGAGCGAGGCATCGGTGTAGCGGATGTTGTGATGGGCTTCATAGCGATCCCTGAGTCCCTTCAGGATTTTCACGGTTTCACCGCTGGTCGGTTCGGACACCTCGATCTTTTCGAACCGCCTGGAAAAGGCCCGGTCCTTTTCAAAGTGGTGCTTGTACTCCTCAAACGTGGTCGAACCGATGCAGCGCAGATCCCCCCTGCCCAAAACCGGCTTGAGGATGTTCGAGGCGTCCATGGAACCGGAGCTGGTGGCGCCCGCCCCCACGATGGTGTGAATTTCGTCGATGAATAGAATGGCGTCCTTCACCTTCTTCAGCCGGCTGATAACCGCTTTGAGCCGCTGTTCGAAATCCCCGCGGAATTTGGTGCCCGCCAAAAGCGCTCCCAGATCGAGGGCGTAAATTTTTACGTCCTTTAAAATGTCCGGCACCTGGCCTGACTGTATTCGCTGGACCAGCCCCTCTGCCAGGGCCGTCTTCCCCACCCCCGGGTCGCCCACAAAGACGGGGTTGTTCTTCCGCCGGCGGCAAAGCACCTGCATGGTGCGTTCGATCTCCATCTCCCTTCCTATGAGCGGGTCGAGTTTGCCCCTGGCCGCCTGATCGATCAGATCGATGGCGTACGCCTCCAGGGGATCCGTTTTGCGCTTGGAACCGTCCTTCGGCCTTTTCTGGGCGGCGTCTTCCCCGCCGTCGCTTTGCGGGGCGGGAAATGCGTGAGAAATGTAGGTGAGCACGTCGAGGCGGCTGATGCCCTCGGACTTCAGGTAGCTTTCGGCATGAGACTCCTTTTCCTGGAATATGGAAGCCATGATGTCCCCGATGGCCACCTCCTGCTTTTCGGCCGAGCGGGCGTGATTGACGGCACGCTGGATGACGCGCTGAAAACCGATGGTTTGCTGCAGCACGTACTCGTTCTCTTCGGGTATGCTTTCCACGCGTTCTTGAAAAAATTGTTCCAGCAGCCTTTTCAGATTTTCGACACTGCCGCCGCAGTTTTCGATAATATCGACGCCGGTCTCGTCGTGCAGCAGGGCAAAAAGCACGTGTTCGACGGAAACATATTCGTGCCGTCGCTTTTTGGCCTCCTTCACGGCGAATCCCAAAGTCTCGGAGAGTTCTTTGCTGATCATGGGTTTATTCCCTTTCCATTGTACACTTGAGTGGATATCCGTTTTCACGCGCCAGGCTCTCGACGGTATTCACCTTGGTTTCGGCTATTTCATAGGGATACACCCCGCAAAGGCCGACCCCCTTCCGGTGAATGTTGAGCATGATGCGCGTCGATTCATCTACCGTTTTGTTGAACACGGCCATCAGGATCTCCACCACGAACTGCATGGTTGTGTAATCGTCATTGTGCAACAGGACACGATAGAGCGGCGGTTCCTCGACATCCTCACGAGTTTCGCCCTCAACCTCCTCCATGCTGTCCGGTTTGTCGATCGGTTCCATTGAAAATATGTCCTAACTCGAAAATCAGGTATGACCATGTTGACCATTCTCAACATTTGGAACGCTCAGCTTTGGTCCAACCTAAGTCGAGCGATTGCTAACATTTGAAACACTCAATTTAGATTAAATCCTAAGTTGAGCGATTTTCGGGTTTGCCGCAGATGCAAGGAAAATGTCTTTTCGCTATAGTGGTCTATGCGTGATGACATTTGACACCGCAGGTGCGGTGAACCCGGAAATCCGGGAGGGTTACAAATTTTAAGAATTCAAACAGATATAATCCATTGAAGTTATTTTTATTTTTATCATTTTTAAAATTTGTAACGCTCAACTTAGGTAAATATAAGCACCCGATACAGGCTTTGTAAAGAGGCAAGGGTAGCCGGAAAGCCGCAACCTGCAGCGTGATATGTAATTGAAAAAATAAAACCAATCACGAAAGCACGAAAATTTTCATGGTCTTTTTCGTATTTTTGGGCTTTCGTGTTTTCGTGATAAATGATCTTTATCTTTTCCGGTTTACCCGGGTTAGGAGATTTCAATCAGTTCGGCATCCACCTGTTCGCCGTCAAGCTTCAAAATCGCCAGGCTGACCGGGCGATTTGTTCGCCTGGGGCCCGCGCTGCCCGGATTCAGCATCAGGAGACCGTTGCGTCTTTCCAGATGCGGCTTGTGGGTGTGGCCGAAGATGACCACCTGGACGTCGCCGTCATCCGGGTTGACATCGATCCGGGCAGGGTCGTGCACCATATAGATGCGCCTTTTCCCGAGCCGCACATCCCGCGACGCGGGAATCCCCGTGAGCCAGGTGCCGTAGTCCATGTTGCCCCTCACCGCCAGAACCGGTGCGATCAGCTGCAATTCTACTAGAATATCGTCCCCACCGATGTCACCGGCGTGCAGGATCAGGTCGACGCCTTCAAAACATTCGTGAACCTCCGCCCGCAGCAAGCCGTGGGTGTCGGATATCACACCCACCCGCCACGAAGCCTTGTCTTGTTTTATGGTATCCATATCGCCTTTCGACGCGGATTACACTGATTCCACGGATTAATTTAAGCCCTTCCGGGGGACGCGTACGTATGCACCCGTCTCCCCCTGAAAGCCGTCTTTGAATGGCTCCCTGTCAGGATCCAAGGAATGAGCTCATAACTGATAGCTCATGGCCTGCTATCAGCTATGACCTATGAGCTTTTTACCCTTGGACCCTCCTATTCAAATGGACACGTTGATCGCCTCTCATCAGTCATCAATACGGATGAATCCCAATGCTATCATCTTCCGCAGCACTTCTTGTACTTCTTACCGCTGCCGCACGGACAGGGCTCGTTGCGGCCCACTTTTTTTTGCGACCGTTTGACCGGCTTCTTTTTGGGCTTTTCACCCTCCCCTCCCGAAAAAATCAGGTTCTGCTCTTTCGGTTTGTGAAGGTCCTCGAGTTCATCCGGCTCGGCCAGCTGTATGCGGAAAAGAATGGACAGGGTTTCCTCCTGGATACGCGCGATCATATCCTGGAACATTTCAAACCCCTCTTTCTTGTAGATGAGCAGCGGATTCTGCTGCGCGTACCCCCTCAGCCCGATACCTTCCTTCAGGTGGTCCATGCTGAGCAGATGATCCTTCCAGAGATTGTCCACGGTCTGCAGCATGATATAACGCTCCAGATTTCTGAACTCCGCGGCTCCGATCATTTTTTCCTTTTCCCTGTATGCCTCGATGGCCGCCTCGCCGATCATCTGGGCCAGGCCCTCACGCGTCAAACCGTCCAGTGTGTCTTCGTCTATTTCACCCAACCGCAGGTTGAACTGGTTGAACGTGGCTTCGTCGATGCCTTTGAAATCCCACTCTTCGGGCAGGGCGCGCTCGTCCGCAAAGAGGCCGGCGATCTCCTCGGCCCGGTCGAAAATGATCTCCTCTATGTATTCCTGCAGGCTTTTGCCGTCGAGGGCTTCGCGTCGCTGTTTGTAGATCACCTCCCGCTGCTGGTTCATCACATCGTCGTACTCCAGCAGCTGCTTGCGGATGTCGAAGTTGTGCCCCTCCACCTTGGCCTGCGCATTTTCGATGGCCCGGCTGATAAGATTGTGTTCGATGGGCTCCCCCTCCTCCATGCCCAGTTTCTCCATGATGCCGGTAATGCGTTCGCCGCCGAAAATACGCAGCAGGTCGTCCTCCAGGGACAAAAAGAAGCGTGACGATCCCGGGTCGCCCTGCCGGCCGGAACGTCCGCGCAGCTGATTGTCGATGCGGCGGCTCTCGTGCCGTTCCGTGCCCAGGATGTGCAGGCCGCCCAGTCCGGTGACCCCCTCGCCCAAAACGATGTCGGTCCCCCGGCCGGCCATGTTGGTGGAAATGGTCACGGCCCCCTTTTGGCCGGCCATGGCGATGATTTCCGCCTCCTTTTCATGGTTTTTGGCGTTGAGCACTTCGTGCTGAATGCCCCGCTTTTTCAGCTTCTTGCTCAACTCTTCCGAAATGTCGATCGAGATGGTGCCCACGAGCACCGGCTGCCCCTTGGTATTCAATTCGACGATTTCGTCCATGACCGCCTCGAACTTCTCCCGGCGGGTCTTGTAGATCACATCCGGGAAGTCTTTGCGGACCATGGGCTTGTTGGTGGGGATCACCGTCACGTCGAGGTCGTATATTTTTTTGAACTCTGCCGCTTCCGTGTCGGCCGTGCCCGTCATGCCGGCCAGCTTTTCGTACATCCGAAAATAGTTCTGAAAGGTGATCGTGGCCAGGGTCTGGTTTTCATTTTCGATTTTTACGTTTTCTTTGGCCTCGAGCGCCTGGTGCAGCCCCTCGCTGTAGCGGCGCCCGGGCATGAGACGCCCGGTGAATTCGTCCACGATGATCACTTCGCCGTTTTTGACGATGTAATCCACGTCGCGTTTGAAAAGGGCGTGCGCCTTGAGGGCCTGATTGATGTGGTGCAGGAGCTCGATGTACTTGGGGTCGTAAATATTTTCCACCTGGAGAATCTGCTCGGCATGGGCCACCCCCTCTTCCGTGAGGGTCGCGGTGCGCGCTTTTTCGTCAATGGCATAGTCGACATCCTTCTTGAGGCTGGGGATGATGCGGTTGACCTGGTAGTACAGCTGGGTGGACTTTTCCGCCGGGCCGGAAATGATCAGCGGCGTGCGGGCCTCGTCCACCAGAATGGAGTCCACCTCGTCCACAATGGCGTAATTGAGCATGGGCTGGACCAGCGAATTGCGGTCGAACTTCATGTTGTCGCGCAGATAGTCGAACCCGAACTCGTTGTTGGTGCCGTAGGTGATATCCGATCCGTAGGCGGCCTTGCGCTCGGCGTCGTCCAGTCCGTGGAGGATCGTCCCCACGGAAAGCCCCAGAAAATTGAAGATCTGTCCCATCCATTCCGTGTCACGCCTGGCAAGGTAGTCGTTCACGGTAATAATATGGACGCCCTTGCGGGTAAGGGCGTTGAGATACGCCGGCAGCGTGGCTACCAGGGTTTTGCCTTCACCGGTCTTCATCTCGGCGATGGACCCCTTGTGCAGCACCATCCCCCCCACCATCTGAACATCGAAGTGGCGCATCCCCAGCGTTCGCAAGGAGGCCTCCCTTACGGTGGCAAACGCCTCAGGCAACAGGTCGTCCAGCAGCTCCCCCTTTTCCAGTCTTTCCCGAAAAACTACGGTCTGTTTTTTGAGAGCCGCATCGTCCAGGGACTTGATTTCGGGTTCCAGCGCGTTGATTCTTTCGACAACGGGCTGGATCTTTTTCAGTTCGCGTTCGTTTT
The sequence above is a segment of the Deltaproteobacteria bacterium genome. Coding sequences within it:
- the clpA gene encoding ATP-dependent Clp protease ATP-binding subunit ClpA, whose translation is MISKELSETLGFAVKEAKKRRHEYVSVEHVLFALLHDETGVDIIENCGGSVENLKRLLEQFFQERVESIPEENEYVLQQTIGFQRVIQRAVNHARSAEKQEVAIGDIMASIFQEKESHAESYLKSEGISRLDVLTYISHAFPAPQSDGGEDAAQKRPKDGSKRKTDPLEAYAIDLIDQAARGKLDPLIGREMEIERTMQVLCRRRKNNPVFVGDPGVGKTALAEGLVQRIQSGQVPDILKDVKIYALDLGALLAGTKFRGDFEQRLKAVISRLKKVKDAILFIDEIHTIVGAGATSSGSMDASNILKPVLGRGDLRCIGSTTFEEYKHHFEKDRAFSRRFEKIEVSEPTSGETVKILKGLRDRYEAHHNIRYTDASLKSAVDLSAKYLNDRYLPDKAIDVIDEAGAFVRLTGAVTRTQINPADIEKIVAKMARIPTQSVSTSDRSKLASLEDRLGQVVYGQDEALSSLVTSIKRSRAGLGVPGHPIGSFLFTGPTGVGKTEVALQVAKNLGVKFLRFDMSEYMEKHAVARLIGAPPGYIGFEQGGLLTDGVRKHPHCVLLLDEIEKAHEDLFNILLQVMDHATLTDNNGKQADFRNVMVMMTSNAGTREMSSQTIGFGDPGKDTAFKGKQAIEKLFSPEFRNRLDGIINFNPLTVEIMEMIVDKFVRELNEQLQPKKVEIALTDKARGWLAEKGHDPRYGARPLSRLLQTEVKDKLSDEILFGRLEKGGSVLVEIKKGKPVLRFQ
- the clpS gene encoding ATP-dependent Clp protease adapter ClpS; protein product: MEEVEGETREDVEEPPLYRVLLHNDDYTTMQFVVEILMAVFNKTVDESTRIMLNIHRKGVGLCGVYPYEIAETKVNTVESLARENGYPLKCTMERE
- a CDS encoding metallophosphatase family protein; translated protein: MDTIKQDKASWRVGVISDTHGLLRAEVHECFEGVDLILHAGDIGGDDILVELQLIAPVLAVRGNMDYGTWLTGIPASRDVRLGKRRIYMVHDPARIDVNPDDGDVQVVIFGHTHKPHLERRNGLLMLNPGSAGPRRTNRPVSLAILKLDGEQVDAELIEIS
- the secA gene encoding preprotein translocase subunit SecA, which produces MMDMLTKVFGSKNERELKKIQPVVERINALEPEIKSLDDAALKKQTVVFRERLEKGELLDDLLPEAFATVREASLRTLGMRHFDVQMVGGMVLHKGSIAEMKTGEGKTLVATLPAYLNALTRKGVHIITVNDYLARRDTEWMGQIFNFLGLSVGTILHGLDDAERKAAYGSDITYGTNNEFGFDYLRDNMKFDRNSLVQPMLNYAIVDEVDSILVDEARTPLIISGPAEKSTQLYYQVNRIIPSLKKDVDYAIDEKARTATLTEEGVAHAEQILQVENIYDPKYIELLHHINQALKAHALFKRDVDYIVKNGEVIIVDEFTGRLMPGRRYSEGLHQALEAKENVKIENENQTLATITFQNYFRMYEKLAGMTGTADTEAAEFKKIYDLDVTVIPTNKPMVRKDFPDVIYKTRREKFEAVMDEIVELNTKGQPVLVGTISIDISEELSKKLKKRGIQHEVLNAKNHEKEAEIIAMAGQKGAVTISTNMAGRGTDIVLGEGVTGLGGLHILGTERHESRRIDNQLRGRSGRQGDPGSSRFFLSLEDDLLRIFGGERITGIMEKLGMEEGEPIEHNLISRAIENAQAKVEGHNFDIRKQLLEYDDVMNQQREVIYKQRREALDGKSLQEYIEEIIFDRAEEIAGLFADERALPEEWDFKGIDEATFNQFNLRLGEIDEDTLDGLTREGLAQMIGEAAIEAYREKEKMIGAAEFRNLERYIMLQTVDNLWKDHLLSMDHLKEGIGLRGYAQQNPLLIYKKEGFEMFQDMIARIQEETLSILFRIQLAEPDELEDLHKPKEQNLIFSGGEGEKPKKKPVKRSQKKVGRNEPCPCGSGKKYKKCCGR